The Bacillus sp. Y1 genome has a window encoding:
- a CDS encoding peptidylprolyl isomerase → MAKKGYIAMENGEKVEFDLFPNEAPGTVENFEKLANEGFYDGVTFHRVIPGFVSQGGDPTGTGAGGPGYSIKCETVGNPHKHEEGSLSMAHAGKDTGGSQFFIVHEPQPHLNGVHTVFGKVTSGMSTVKAMRNGDTMKEVRVFDAE, encoded by the coding sequence ATGGCTAAAAAAGGATATATAGCAATGGAGAATGGGGAAAAAGTAGAATTTGACTTATTCCCGAACGAAGCACCTGGTACAGTTGAAAACTTTGAAAAATTAGCAAACGAAGGCTTCTACGATGGAGTTACTTTCCACCGTGTTATCCCTGGTTTCGTAAGCCAAGGTGGAGACCCAACTGGAACAGGAGCAGGCGGCCCTGGTTATTCTATCAAATGTGAAACAGTAGGAAACCCTCACAAGCATGAGGAAGGAAGCCTTTCTATGGCACACGCTGGAAAAGATACAGGCGGAAGCCAATTCTTTATCGTTCACGAGCCACAACCACACTTAAACGGAGTTCACACTGTTTTCGGTAAAGTAACTTCAGGTATGAGCACAGTGAAAGCAATGAGAAACGGCGACACAATGAAAGAAGTTCGCGTATTTGACGCTGAATAA
- a CDS encoding processed acidic surface protein, protein MRKVSALIFFGLIFSQLGIPIAHAAVTDTEVNEILSDYDLSREELDVILAEYGTTVEEHESKQELSDAVDFYLNHLSVLKDLEEFLASIGITEEEADQLFAHLEKIDSDEMQQQMVAIDTRIEEIMMASDSEFTDAEKEELSSLFAKMMDAMQLVPTFYLVDSTGAQTAISYEELLQANEFTSDALLVQLHSSSGELLADVELTKAMLSGDFVLSAFEKVADVGELVAELPDTASFYGTGILLGLILAFSGLSLFLIRKKTISTIK, encoded by the coding sequence GTGAGAAAAGTAAGTGCGCTTATCTTCTTCGGTCTTATATTTTCGCAATTGGGCATTCCGATTGCCCATGCTGCTGTGACGGATACGGAGGTTAATGAAATATTATCAGACTACGATTTATCCAGAGAAGAACTTGATGTGATTTTGGCCGAATACGGTACAACGGTTGAGGAACATGAGTCCAAGCAAGAATTATCAGATGCGGTGGATTTTTATTTAAATCACCTCTCTGTATTAAAGGATCTAGAGGAATTTCTAGCGTCGATTGGCATCACTGAGGAAGAAGCTGATCAATTGTTTGCACACCTCGAGAAAATCGATTCGGATGAAATGCAGCAACAAATGGTAGCTATCGATACAAGAATTGAGGAAATAATGATGGCTTCTGATTCAGAGTTTACAGATGCTGAAAAAGAGGAGCTCTCTTCCCTGTTTGCCAAGATGATGGACGCCATGCAGTTAGTTCCTACGTTTTATCTAGTCGATTCTACTGGAGCGCAAACGGCTATATCCTATGAAGAACTATTACAGGCGAATGAATTTACAAGTGACGCTCTCCTTGTACAATTGCATAGTTCAAGTGGAGAGTTGCTCGCGGATGTTGAGCTAACAAAGGCCATGCTTTCAGGGGATTTTGTTTTGAGTGCTTTTGAAAAAGTAGCAGATGTCGGGGAACTAGTCGCGGAGCTCCCTGATACGGCAAGTTTTTATGGAACGGGAATCCTTCTTGGTCTCATTCTCGCCTTCTCTGGCCTCAGTCTTTTCTTGATACGAAAGAAAACGATCTCCACAATAAAATAA
- a CDS encoding MFS transporter: MKHSSYEYNEKLSIQNGIASTIVTNITNNYFTLFAISALGASNYQIGLMNSLPQFIGMFAMIAGSILLGRLNEKKKFTALSILYTRLFLLLMTFVIYIPGDYRSWIFVILVGLMNFPGSFALVSWQSLIGDLIPESRRSNFFSNRNRILTMVGMISTFIIGLSLQYFHPSNPLPYQVLFFLAFLFGLVEVYYLFKHKEPKLEKKAVAKSKGLGFHVYKHKPFLYFLVCGLIFNFAWQMAWSLFSIYQIKYAMATGLWISLFAVANQVAQIVSFKWWGRMADKHSNAKMMILVSVGMATAPILNVLSTNLIYLLIVNGLSGFFVSGTVLILFNQLLEVTKEDNRSLCISHYNVLLAFVAFIAPQFGVYLLETTSMDMAMTTATVLRGLNAFLFLALYVFMKKEKSKQKTLIPSN, from the coding sequence ATGAAACATTCTTCGTATGAGTACAATGAAAAGCTTAGCATTCAAAATGGAATCGCTTCAACGATCGTCACAAATATTACGAATAATTACTTCACTTTATTTGCCATCAGCGCCTTAGGAGCAAGTAATTATCAGATCGGATTAATGAATTCGCTTCCTCAATTTATCGGAATGTTTGCGATGATTGCGGGTTCGATCCTATTAGGGAGATTAAATGAGAAAAAGAAGTTTACTGCCTTATCCATACTGTATACTCGTTTGTTTCTTTTATTAATGACATTCGTAATATATATTCCTGGTGATTACAGAAGCTGGATATTTGTCATACTAGTTGGATTGATGAATTTTCCAGGTTCATTTGCTCTTGTAAGCTGGCAATCTTTGATTGGAGATTTGATACCAGAGTCACGGAGAAGTAATTTCTTTAGTAACCGCAATCGTATATTAACAATGGTAGGAATGATTTCAACCTTTATTATCGGGCTATCTTTACAGTATTTTCATCCTTCAAATCCATTGCCATACCAAGTATTATTTTTTCTTGCCTTTTTATTTGGTTTAGTGGAAGTGTATTATTTATTTAAACATAAGGAACCAAAGCTAGAAAAGAAAGCTGTGGCCAAAAGTAAAGGACTCGGATTTCATGTATATAAGCACAAGCCATTTTTATATTTCTTAGTTTGTGGATTAATCTTTAACTTTGCTTGGCAAATGGCTTGGTCACTTTTTAGCATTTACCAGATTAAATATGCCATGGCTACGGGTCTATGGATTAGCTTATTTGCTGTTGCCAATCAGGTCGCACAAATAGTCAGCTTTAAGTGGTGGGGAAGAATGGCAGACAAGCATAGCAATGCGAAAATGATGATTCTTGTGTCGGTCGGGATGGCAACCGCCCCTATTTTAAACGTTTTGTCTACCAATCTAATATACTTATTAATTGTGAACGGGTTGTCAGGTTTCTTCGTCTCAGGCACGGTCTTGATTTTATTTAATCAACTGCTAGAAGTAACAAAAGAAGACAATCGAAGCTTATGTATCTCACATTACAATGTGTTATTAGCATTTGTGGCTTTTATTGCCCCTCAGTTTGGGGTATATTTACTTGAAACCACATCTATGGACATGGCCATGACGACAGCAACTGTATTGCGTGGACTTAATGCTTTTCTTTTCTTAGCCCTTTACGTTTTCATGAAAAAAGAAAAATCTAAACAAAAGACGCTTATTCCGTCTAACTAA
- a CDS encoding class D sortase, with translation MKIKMLAAGLLLVGVSLAAVNTYYYLEGILSIQQVKMVEAPSSAKVTEAPSDKQWPLYEVKPSIGEKLGELYIPRLEQVFPIYEGTGKEVLRSGVGHYIRSALPGEKNNTILSGHRDTVFRGLRHLKENDELVVTTTEGTFTYKIYRIRIVKADDHTVMTPKPRATLTVTTCYPFYFLGNAPERYIISAKLINKHRVITWNHPR, from the coding sequence ATGAAGATAAAGATGCTAGCAGCAGGCTTGCTCCTCGTAGGGGTTAGTCTTGCTGCTGTTAACACGTATTATTATTTAGAAGGAATCCTTTCCATCCAACAGGTGAAAATGGTGGAGGCCCCCTCTTCGGCTAAAGTGACAGAAGCTCCTTCTGATAAACAGTGGCCACTGTACGAAGTGAAACCATCTATCGGTGAGAAATTAGGTGAACTGTACATTCCTCGATTAGAGCAAGTGTTTCCTATTTATGAGGGTACCGGAAAAGAAGTATTGCGTTCCGGAGTCGGTCATTATATTCGAAGTGCTTTGCCGGGTGAAAAAAATAATACGATTCTTTCAGGTCATCGAGACACCGTATTTAGAGGCTTGCGTCATCTGAAGGAAAACGATGAACTGGTCGTTACAACAACAGAAGGAACTTTTACCTATAAAATCTATCGCATACGTATTGTAAAAGCGGACGATCATACGGTTATGACGCCAAAGCCAAGGGCAACTTTGACAGTGACAACCTGTTACCCCTTCTATTTTTTAGGCAATGCACCTGAACGCTATATTATTAGTGCCAAGCTCATAAATAAACATCGCGTGATTACTTGGAATCATCCAAGGTAA
- a CDS encoding glycoside hydrolase domain-containing protein, whose product MAYYWGVDSAAEVTEDLYNCVEKGFGKPSYWGRYLAPIPGKVAGLTREEVRFIRNRGIKLLPILSNFNEAVGYREGKVVAQNAIYHARRLSIPKGKVVFGNIEKFFKVDEEWIRGFVDAMYPSGYKAGLYHDPVHGEFNKAYCAAVAKDNKVANQLILWSAEPEPGPTRARSAPNFRPKKPPCKANVWGWQYGRDAPQCPIDTNLFNSRLYELLW is encoded by the coding sequence TTGGCTTATTATTGGGGTGTAGACTCTGCTGCAGAAGTAACGGAGGACCTGTATAATTGTGTGGAAAAGGGATTTGGAAAGCCATCCTATTGGGGAAGATATTTAGCACCCATTCCTGGAAAAGTAGCTGGGCTCACGAGAGAAGAAGTACGTTTTATTCGTAATAGAGGCATTAAGCTGTTACCGATATTAAGTAATTTTAATGAAGCGGTTGGATACCGGGAAGGAAAAGTTGTGGCACAAAATGCGATTTATCATGCAAGACGATTAAGTATCCCAAAAGGCAAAGTGGTATTTGGCAATATAGAGAAGTTTTTTAAAGTAGATGAAGAATGGATTAGAGGCTTTGTTGATGCGATGTACCCGAGCGGCTACAAAGCTGGCCTATACCATGATCCGGTTCATGGGGAATTCAACAAAGCGTATTGTGCCGCCGTTGCTAAGGATAATAAAGTGGCCAATCAGCTCATTTTATGGAGTGCAGAGCCCGAGCCTGGTCCGACGAGAGCAAGAAGCGCTCCTAACTTCCGTCCGAAAAAGCCGCCGTGTAAGGCCAATGTATGGGGCTGGCAATATGGCCGTGATGCACCACAATGTCCAATTGATACGAATTTATTTAATAGCCGCCTTTATGAATTGCTTTGGTAA
- a CDS encoding Gfo/Idh/MocA family protein, whose product MKKEVKVAMIGIGAIGERVLRKFQYHSGVELVAVCDQNAEKLQTLKEDLEDVSLHTDYVDMLQKNEIDLVYIAVPPKYHHEIALYVIKQKKHVLCEKPLANSLNEALEMLLAAREAQVTHAMNFPMVYTNVYQLFKDKVVSGEIGEVKRVEVHLHFTEWPRAWQKNNWISSREQGGYIREVAPHYIHMIHDMLGELHEVTSLVEYPEDESLCETSFVTHMKLQNGVTVLFNGVSGIGQKEHLSFKVFGEKGTLDLTNWSQLSMSSPDKPTTVLPIERTEQHDIVMEILNAIEGKEAKIVTFEHGYQVQQVLEKMLKK is encoded by the coding sequence ATGAAAAAGGAAGTAAAGGTAGCAATGATTGGAATTGGTGCGATTGGAGAACGTGTTCTACGTAAATTCCAGTACCATTCAGGCGTGGAGCTCGTTGCTGTTTGTGATCAGAATGCTGAAAAATTACAGACGCTCAAAGAAGACCTCGAAGACGTTTCACTCCATACTGACTATGTAGACATGTTACAGAAAAATGAGATTGATTTGGTATATATTGCAGTTCCTCCCAAATATCATCATGAAATTGCTTTATACGTAATAAAACAAAAGAAGCATGTATTATGTGAAAAACCGTTAGCCAATTCATTAAATGAAGCCCTCGAAATGCTCCTAGCAGCAAGGGAAGCTCAAGTTACACATGCGATGAATTTTCCAATGGTGTATACAAATGTGTATCAATTATTTAAAGATAAAGTGGTATCTGGAGAAATCGGGGAGGTAAAAAGAGTAGAGGTTCATTTACATTTTACCGAATGGCCTCGTGCTTGGCAGAAAAATAATTGGATTTCTAGCCGTGAGCAAGGCGGCTATATAAGGGAAGTCGCACCACACTATATTCACATGATTCACGATATGCTTGGAGAACTGCACGAAGTAACATCACTTGTCGAATATCCTGAAGACGAGTCTTTGTGTGAAACCTCATTTGTCACACATATGAAGCTTCAAAACGGCGTAACCGTATTATTTAACGGTGTAAGCGGAATTGGACAGAAGGAACATCTCTCGTTTAAAGTGTTTGGAGAAAAGGGGACGCTTGACTTAACAAACTGGAGCCAGCTTTCTATGAGTTCACCAGATAAGCCCACTACGGTTCTACCGATTGAAAGGACCGAGCAGCATGATATTGTTATGGAGATTCTTAATGCCATTGAAGGAAAAGAAGCAAAAATAGTAACGTTTGAACATGGCTATCAAGTACAACAAGTGTTAGAAAAAATGTTGAAAAAATAG
- a CDS encoding dipeptidase, translated as MNKEIFQYLTSNRDKHLEELTEYLAIPSISSLPEHKDDVKEAAKWTAKALEDAGMENVRVYETKGHPVVYGDWLKQEGKPTVLVYGHYDVQPVDPLELWDTPPFEANIRDNKIYARGASDDKGQVFMHIKAVEAILRTTGSLPVNFKFCIEGEEEIGSPTLPQFVEENKELLAADVIVISDTGMQGPGKPAICYGLRGLCGLQIDVTGANSDLHSGLYGGAVQNSIHALVEIVNSFHSPDGKVLVDGFYDSVQEITQEEREAFAALGDIDAELKEQLGVSELHGEPGFTARERTYVRPTLEVNGIYGGFQGDGIKTVIPAKASAKITCRLVPNQDPAEIADLLTKHIYANVPAGVTVNVSLFDQGHPYVTPLEHPAIQAAGRAYEAIYEVPTSYTRGGGSIPIVAAFDQLLGLPVVLMGFGLSTENFHAPNEHFHLENFDKGLETLCTYWFELADSL; from the coding sequence ATGAACAAAGAGATTTTTCAATATTTAACTTCGAATCGAGACAAACATTTAGAAGAGCTTACCGAGTATTTGGCCATACCAAGTATTAGCTCCCTTCCTGAGCATAAAGATGATGTGAAAGAAGCTGCAAAATGGACGGCAAAAGCACTTGAGGATGCCGGTATGGAAAATGTCAGAGTGTATGAAACAAAGGGCCATCCGGTTGTGTATGGTGATTGGCTAAAGCAAGAAGGAAAGCCAACCGTACTTGTATACGGACATTATGATGTTCAGCCGGTTGACCCGCTTGAACTTTGGGATACTCCCCCATTTGAAGCCAATATCCGTGATAACAAAATTTACGCCCGAGGAGCTAGCGATGATAAAGGCCAAGTGTTTATGCATATAAAAGCAGTGGAGGCGATCCTACGAACAACTGGTAGCCTTCCTGTGAATTTCAAGTTTTGTATCGAAGGGGAAGAAGAAATTGGTAGTCCTACTCTTCCACAGTTTGTTGAAGAGAATAAGGAGCTGTTGGCGGCTGATGTGATAGTGATTTCAGACACCGGTATGCAAGGGCCTGGAAAGCCTGCGATTTGTTATGGACTACGTGGTTTATGTGGACTTCAGATCGATGTAACTGGTGCAAATAGCGATCTTCATTCTGGACTTTACGGAGGTGCGGTACAAAATTCGATTCATGCACTAGTGGAGATTGTGAATTCTTTCCACAGTCCTGACGGAAAAGTGTTAGTCGATGGCTTTTATGACAGTGTTCAAGAGATTACACAAGAAGAACGAGAAGCATTTGCTGCACTGGGTGATATAGATGCGGAATTAAAGGAACAGTTAGGAGTTTCTGAACTGCATGGAGAACCTGGGTTTACCGCTCGAGAACGTACATACGTACGACCTACTTTAGAAGTGAACGGCATTTACGGGGGCTTTCAAGGAGATGGTATTAAAACGGTCATTCCTGCTAAGGCCTCTGCAAAAATTACCTGTCGTTTGGTACCTAATCAAGATCCAGCTGAAATTGCAGATCTTTTAACCAAGCATATTTACGCAAATGTACCTGCTGGTGTTACGGTAAATGTTTCCCTGTTTGATCAAGGTCATCCGTACGTAACTCCTCTTGAGCATCCGGCCATCCAAGCAGCTGGCAGAGCATATGAAGCGATTTACGAGGTTCCTACTTCTTACACTCGTGGAGGTGGATCCATTCCAATCGTTGCCGCTTTTGATCAATTATTAGGGTTACCAGTCGTATTGATGGGCTTTGGCTTATCAACGGAAAATTTCCACGCTCCAAACGAGCATTTCCATCTTGAGAACTTTGACAAAGGGCTTGAGACACTCTGCACGTACTGGTTCGAGCTTGCAGACTCGTTATAA
- a CDS encoding group-specific protein, whose product MENKCKLNHPIEDVRNKYESQKEYLPSDMISSFEAFFTHEHTQDILNDVFHLLKKYDLSSKEEREQRNKRLFMVLHDL is encoded by the coding sequence TTGGAAAACAAATGCAAACTTAATCATCCCATTGAAGACGTTCGAAACAAATACGAATCTCAAAAAGAGTATTTACCGTCAGACATGATCTCCTCTTTTGAAGCATTTTTTACCCATGAACATACTCAAGACATCTTAAATGATGTGTTTCATTTGTTAAAAAAATACGATCTTTCTTCAAAAGAAGAGAGAGAACAAAGAAATAAGCGTTTGTTTATGGTTTTACATGATTTATAA
- a CDS encoding large-conductance mechanosensitive channel protein MscL: MAIGVIVGTAFVKMVDSFVKDIITPPLGLILGRVNFTNMYFSLTGQTYTTLAEAKEAGAITINYGVFIGTIIDFAIISFATYFVLLQIGRLKNAPVVSIPVKECPFCLSNISAKAVRCPQCTSQLTIGGEDEFGEQDHDTRVKIHFRQNKKRLS; encoded by the coding sequence ATGGCGATTGGGGTCATCGTTGGAACAGCGTTTGTTAAAATGGTGGACTCGTTCGTGAAGGATATTATTACGCCGCCGCTTGGCCTTATTTTAGGGAGAGTCAACTTCACAAACATGTACTTTTCCCTGACAGGACAAACCTACACGACTTTAGCTGAAGCGAAAGAAGCAGGGGCGATTACGATTAACTATGGAGTATTTATCGGAACCATTATTGATTTTGCAATTATTTCATTCGCTACTTATTTTGTCCTTTTGCAGATAGGCCGTTTAAAAAATGCACCTGTTGTTAGTATCCCGGTTAAGGAATGTCCATTCTGTTTATCTAATATTTCAGCAAAGGCAGTACGGTGTCCACAGTGTACCTCTCAACTAACCATAGGTGGGGAAGATGAGTTCGGGGAACAGGATCATGATACCCGAGTAAAGATTCATTTTCGACAAAATAAAAAGCGCTTGAGCTAA
- a CDS encoding PhnE/PtxC family ABC transporter permease: MKQSLRFQQKNLLTLLLVLVFLWSLRVIDWKEPLLHPGGGTTFLQIIEAMIQPDLSPDILLLALESAWVTITYAVAGMTIAIVIAVVFGVLASGVLQSSQKPFSSLSKSFFRAFLGFLRAIHELVWALLFVAAFGLTPYSAILAIAIPYGGILGRIFADMLSDVKNEPIQSLQSTGASKWQLLFYGYFPLVKANMISYTLYRFECAVRSSAVMSFVGLGGLGYQIQLSLDDLNYEEVWTFVLFLMAIVIVIDGWSSQWRSRLAKRSSRFSLLSFFLSIALVVGSWIYLYAVEHASFFTMFTDENGQFAKKFFLSLLGMDEESPAFFSVQSWLLTLQLTYDTLMMSIIAIGIATIVMLITVVPAARNVANGKLTMSRSPFHWVSFSLIRASYILSRAVPELIWAMMIIFIFQPGILPGAVALALHNFGILGKLCAEVIEDLDERPIRHLSSSGASHAQILLYGVLPSVLPKFLSFILYRWEVIMRTTIVVGFVGAGGLGQQFKLSMSYFHYSDITLIILCYLLLVWLADFLSELSRKAAK; encoded by the coding sequence ATGAAACAAAGTCTTCGATTTCAACAAAAAAACCTTCTCACACTTTTATTAGTTCTCGTATTTTTATGGAGCTTACGTGTGATTGATTGGAAGGAGCCGCTTCTTCACCCAGGTGGAGGTACAACCTTCCTCCAGATTATTGAGGCGATGATACAACCTGATCTTTCTCCTGACATTCTTCTTCTCGCCCTTGAGTCTGCTTGGGTGACGATTACCTATGCGGTGGCTGGAATGACAATTGCCATCGTCATTGCTGTTGTTTTTGGGGTTCTGGCTTCAGGTGTATTACAAAGTTCTCAGAAGCCTTTCTCTTCATTGAGTAAAAGCTTTTTTCGAGCGTTTCTTGGCTTCCTTCGTGCGATTCATGAGCTAGTTTGGGCGTTGTTGTTTGTAGCTGCTTTCGGTTTAACACCTTACTCAGCTATTTTGGCTATCGCGATTCCATATGGAGGAATTCTGGGGAGGATCTTCGCGGATATGCTGTCAGATGTGAAAAATGAACCGATTCAATCTTTACAGTCAACAGGTGCGTCTAAGTGGCAACTGTTATTTTATGGATATTTTCCGCTTGTAAAAGCAAATATGATTTCTTATACACTGTACCGTTTCGAATGTGCGGTTCGTTCCTCTGCGGTCATGAGCTTTGTTGGTTTAGGAGGACTAGGGTATCAGATCCAGCTTTCATTGGATGATTTAAATTACGAAGAAGTGTGGACCTTTGTATTATTTTTAATGGCTATTGTGATCGTCATTGACGGATGGAGCAGCCAATGGCGTTCTCGTCTAGCGAAACGCTCCTCACGCTTTTCCCTGCTATCATTTTTCCTATCCATTGCATTAGTGGTGGGGTCTTGGATATATTTGTATGCAGTCGAGCATGCCTCTTTTTTCACTATGTTTACAGACGAAAATGGTCAGTTTGCTAAAAAGTTTTTCTTAAGCTTACTTGGAATGGATGAAGAGTCTCCTGCCTTTTTTTCGGTTCAGAGCTGGCTTCTGACCCTGCAGTTGACTTATGATACGCTGATGATGAGTATTATTGCTATAGGAATAGCGACGATTGTTATGCTAATCACGGTTGTCCCTGCTGCACGAAATGTAGCAAATGGAAAGCTAACGATGAGTCGTTCTCCCTTTCATTGGGTATCTTTCTCTCTCATTCGAGCTTCCTATATTTTAAGTAGAGCGGTACCAGAACTGATTTGGGCCATGATGATTATTTTTATTTTTCAACCAGGTATCCTTCCGGGGGCTGTTGCACTAGCCCTTCATAATTTTGGTATACTTGGAAAGCTTTGTGCTGAGGTTATTGAAGATCTTGATGAAAGACCTATTCGGCATCTTTCCTCTTCAGGAGCCAGTCACGCACAAATCTTGTTATATGGTGTACTTCCCTCCGTCCTTCCGAAGTTTTTAAGCTTTATCCTCTATCGTTGGGAAGTGATTATGAGAACAACGATTGTTGTAGGTTTTGTTGGTGCAGGAGGCCTTGGTCAACAGTTTAAGCTTAGCATGAGTTATTTCCATTATTCAGACATTACGTTGATTATACTTTGTTATTTATTGCTTGTTTGGTTGGCAGACTTTTTATCTGAGCTTTCGCGTAAGGCAGCCAAATGA
- the helD gene encoding RNA polymerase recycling motor HelD has protein sequence MEREHEQKRVNEIIKIIDYKSNKIFKHLEKVGGDALEIRQNFWNDVTVNTDEADDLAETFSSIKQQAQLLLERERSQSQLDKQINTLFRLKNSPYFGRVDFLENNEPATESIYIGISSLMDEKDEDFLIFDWRAPISSLYYDYSPGEAKYITPEGTIEGVIELKRQFLIRNSVIQGMFDTGITIGDEMLQEVLGNNSNSQMKSIVATIQKEQNRIIRDEKSKLLIVQGVAGSGKTSAALQRVAYLLYRYRGKITSQNIMLFSPNPLFNSYVSTVLPELGEENMQQSTFLEFLSSRVGRKLELEDSFMQLESLLSSEQISSYELRMKSIKLKSSLDYKNILDDYIQELNHSGLQFHPIVFKGKVLLSAEDITEKFYRLDKQASIPSRMEDLKEWLLKEIRKHKRAEAKKDWVKEEIQFLDKEDYLESFKKLQKKENDGFQDFDVEEKFLSSVVVARYFKPLIKKIKRYQFIHYEQLYRNLFFILSGEWEEVVGLSLRQLEEGILTYEDATPFVYLKEKIEGSKSRLSIKHVFIDEAQDYSPFQFAYIRELFPVSKITLLGDINQGIYAHTDDTSSILLGEDVKDKETIILTKSYRSTRPIVEFTKDLLPNGEMIEPFNRDGEKPTLTIYKKKESHKQGLQSLLDQLVEAGHETIAVICKTARESATVYASLKTSRDVHLVEKGTVSFEKGITVIPAYLAKGIEFDAVIIHDASQHTYFRENERRLFYTACTRAMHELHILSLGEPSMLLKDSMEKLQAASK, from the coding sequence ATGGAACGAGAACATGAGCAAAAAAGAGTTAATGAGATCATAAAAATAATTGATTATAAATCAAACAAAATCTTTAAGCATCTCGAGAAAGTCGGTGGAGATGCACTTGAAATTAGGCAAAACTTTTGGAATGACGTAACGGTGAATACGGACGAAGCGGATGATTTAGCAGAAACATTCTCAAGCATCAAACAACAAGCCCAGCTTCTATTAGAAAGAGAACGAAGCCAAAGTCAACTCGATAAACAAATCAATACCTTGTTTCGGTTGAAAAATTCACCATACTTTGGTCGCGTAGACTTTTTAGAAAACAATGAACCAGCTACCGAATCTATTTACATAGGAATTAGTTCATTAATGGATGAAAAAGATGAAGACTTTCTTATATTTGATTGGAGAGCACCGATATCCAGCCTTTATTACGATTACTCCCCTGGAGAGGCAAAATATATCACACCAGAAGGGACGATTGAAGGCGTCATTGAGTTAAAACGTCAATTTCTAATTCGCAACAGTGTTATACAAGGCATGTTCGATACCGGAATCACGATTGGCGACGAAATGTTACAGGAAGTACTAGGAAATAACTCGAATTCACAAATGAAAAGTATCGTTGCCACAATTCAAAAAGAACAAAATCGAATTATTCGAGATGAAAAAAGCAAACTTTTAATTGTTCAAGGAGTTGCTGGAAGTGGAAAAACATCCGCAGCCTTACAGCGTGTAGCTTATTTACTTTACCGATATCGCGGGAAAATTACCTCTCAAAACATTATGCTGTTTTCACCTAATCCATTGTTCAATAGTTATGTGTCCACGGTTTTGCCAGAGCTTGGTGAAGAGAACATGCAGCAAAGTACGTTTTTAGAATTTCTCTCATCAAGAGTAGGTCGAAAATTAGAACTTGAAGATTCTTTCATGCAGCTAGAAAGCCTCCTTTCCTCCGAACAGATCAGTTCGTACGAGCTACGAATGAAGAGTATTAAGTTAAAGTCGAGTCTTGATTATAAAAATATTCTTGATGACTATATTCAAGAACTAAACCATTCCGGCCTTCAGTTTCACCCGATCGTTTTCAAAGGGAAAGTTCTTTTATCAGCTGAAGACATAACAGAAAAGTTTTATCGTTTAGATAAACAAGCAAGTATCCCAAGTCGAATGGAAGACCTAAAGGAATGGTTATTAAAAGAAATTCGTAAACACAAACGCGCAGAAGCAAAGAAAGACTGGGTAAAGGAAGAAATTCAGTTTCTAGATAAAGAAGATTATTTGGAAAGCTTCAAAAAACTTCAGAAAAAAGAGAATGACGGATTTCAAGATTTTGATGTAGAAGAGAAATTTTTATCCAGTGTAGTCGTTGCTAGATACTTCAAACCTCTCATCAAAAAAATTAAAAGATATCAGTTCATTCATTACGAACAACTATATCGAAACCTATTCTTCATTCTGTCTGGAGAATGGGAGGAGGTCGTTGGACTAAGCTTAAGGCAATTAGAAGAGGGAATTTTAACCTATGAGGATGCGACCCCATTTGTCTATTTAAAAGAGAAGATCGAGGGAAGCAAATCAAGGCTTTCTATTAAGCATGTCTTTATTGATGAGGCTCAGGACTATTCACCATTTCAATTTGCTTATATTCGTGAATTGTTTCCGGTAAGTAAAATCACCTTACTTGGTGATATCAATCAAGGGATTTATGCACATACGGATGACACAAGCTCCATTTTGCTTGGAGAAGACGTGAAAGACAAAGAAACCATTATTTTAACGAAGAGCTATCGGTCAACCAGACCGATTGTTGAATTTACAAAAGACTTATTGCCAAACGGGGAAATGATCGAACCATTTAACAGGGATGGAGAGAAACCAACTCTAACGATTTACAAGAAGAAGGAAAGTCATAAACAGGGGTTACAAAGCCTTCTTGACCAACTGGTTGAGGCAGGGCATGAAACAATTGCAGTTATTTGTAAAACGGCGAGAGAAAGTGCAACGGTCTATGCTTCCTTAAAAACCAGTCGCGATGTTCACCTGGTAGAAAAGGGAACCGTCTCCTTTGAAAAAGGGATTACCGTCATCCCAGCATATTTGGCAAAGGGCATCGAGTTTGACGCAGTTATTATTCACGATGCGTCTCAACATACGTACTTTAGAGAAAACGAACGAAGACTCTTTTATACCGCTTGCACAAGAGCGATGCACGAGCTTCACATACTATCCCTAGGAGAACCGTCTATGCTTTTAAAAGATAGCATGGAAAAACTACAGGCAGCCTCAAAATAG